One window of the Chryseobacterium camelliae genome contains the following:
- the rpmC gene encoding 50S ribosomal protein L29, whose translation MKKADIKNLSAGDIQAQLTEAKAQYSKLKLAHAISPVENPIQIRDLRKTIARLNTELTNKQ comes from the coding sequence ATGAAAAAAGCTGATATTAAAAATTTAAGCGCGGGTGATATTCAAGCTCAACTAACTGAAGCAAAAGCTCAATATTCTAAACTGAAATTGGCTCACGCAATCAGCCCAGTTGAAAACCCGATTCAAATCAGAGATTTGAGAAAGACAATCGCAAGACTAAATACAGAGTTAACTAACAAACAATAA
- the rpsQ gene encoding 30S ribosomal protein S17, whose amino-acid sequence MDRNLRKERIGVVSSNKMEKTIVVSETMRMKHPMYGKFVLKTKKYTAHDENNECNEGDTVLIQETRPLSKNKRWRLVRIIEKAK is encoded by the coding sequence ATGGATAGAAATTTAAGAAAAGAAAGAATCGGAGTGGTTTCCAGCAATAAAATGGAAAAGACCATTGTTGTTAGTGAAACGATGAGAATGAAACACCCGATGTACGGTAAATTCGTTTTGAAAACGAAAAAATATACCGCACACGATGAGAACAACGAGTGCAACGAAGGAGATACGGTTCTGATCCAGGAAACAAGACCTTTGAGCAAGAACAAGAGATGGAGATTAGTACGAATCATTGAAAAAGCTAAGTAA
- the rplN gene encoding 50S ribosomal protein L14: MLQTESRLKVADNTGAKEVLVIRVLGGTRRRYASVGDKIVVTIKDSTPSGNAKKGQVSKAVVVRTKKAVRRKDGSYIKFDDNACVLLNAAGEMRGTRVFGPVARELRDKEYMKIISLAPEVL, from the coding sequence ATGTTACAAACAGAATCAAGATTAAAAGTTGCTGATAACACAGGTGCTAAAGAAGTATTGGTGATCAGAGTTCTGGGAGGAACCAGAAGAAGATATGCTTCAGTTGGTGATAAAATCGTAGTTACGATCAAGGATTCTACACCATCCGGAAACGCTAAAAAAGGTCAGGTATCTAAAGCTGTCGTAGTAAGAACTAAAAAAGCAGTAAGAAGAAAAGATGGTTCATACATCAAATTCGACGATAATGCTTGTGTATTGCTAAACGCAGCAGGAGAAATGAGAGGAACCCGTGTTTTCGGACCGGTTGCCCGTGAGTTGAGAGACAAAGAATATATGAAAATCATTTCATTAGCTCCTGAAGTACTTTAA
- the rplX gene encoding 50S ribosomal protein L24 yields MSKLKIKRGDNVIITTGRKEIKGKTGEVIEVIKKEGKDPRVVVAGLNIVKKHVKPSASNPQGGIVEREASIHISNVALVGKDGKAIKVGYKIEGDKKVRVNKKTGETL; encoded by the coding sequence ATGTCAAAGTTAAAAATAAAAAGAGGAGATAACGTAATCATTACTACCGGTAGAAAAGAAATCAAAGGTAAGACTGGTGAAGTTATTGAAGTGATCAAAAAAGAAGGAAAAGACCCAAGAGTTGTTGTGGCAGGACTTAACATCGTTAAAAAACACGTTAAGCCTTCAGCATCTAACCCTCAGGGAGGAATCGTTGAAAGAGAAGCTTCTATTCATATCTCAAACGTTGCTTTAGTTGGTAAAGACGGAAAAGCAATCAAAGTAGGTTACAAAATCGAAGGAGATAAGAAAGTAAGAGTCAATAAGAAAACGGGTGAAACTTTATAA
- the rplE gene encoding 50S ribosomal protein L5, with protein sequence MEYIARPKKIYKETIVPAMMEEFGYKSVMQVPKLEKIVVSQGLGDATADKKIIDYAVEELTNITGQKAVGTISKKDEAAFKLRKGMPVGAKVTLRANRMYEFLDRLTASALPRIRDFSGIKADGFDGRGNYNLGITEQIIFPEIVIDKVKKIQGMDITFVTTAKTDKEAKALLTHFGLPFKKN encoded by the coding sequence ATGGAATATATAGCAAGACCCAAGAAAATATACAAAGAAACCATTGTTCCTGCAATGATGGAAGAATTTGGGTACAAGTCAGTAATGCAAGTACCTAAGTTAGAGAAAATCGTTGTGTCACAAGGTTTAGGTGATGCTACTGCAGATAAGAAAATTATTGATTATGCTGTAGAAGAATTAACAAACATCACTGGTCAGAAGGCAGTTGGTACCATCTCTAAGAAAGATGAGGCTGCATTCAAATTAAGAAAAGGGATGCCTGTAGGTGCTAAAGTTACTTTAAGAGCCAACAGAATGTACGAATTCTTAGACAGACTTACTGCTTCCGCATTGCCACGAATCAGAGATTTCTCTGGTATCAAAGCTGACGGTTTCGATGGTAGAGGAAACTACAACTTAGGGATCACTGAGCAGATCATCTTCCCTGAGATCGTAATTGACAAAGTGAAAAAAATCCAGGGGATGGACATCACTTTCGTTACTACTGCGAAGACAGACAAAGAAGCTAAAGCATTATTAACTCACTTCGGTTTACCATTCAAAAAGAACTAA
- the rpsN gene encoding 30S ribosomal protein S14, whose product MAKESMKARERKREALVARYADKRKALKEAGDYEGLQKLPKNASPVRLHNRCKLTGRPRGYMRTFGISRVTFREMANNGLIPGVKKASW is encoded by the coding sequence ATGGCTAAAGAATCAATGAAAGCGCGTGAGCGCAAAAGAGAAGCGTTAGTTGCTAGATACGCTGATAAAAGAAAGGCTTTAAAAGAGGCTGGTGATTATGAAGGACTTCAGAAGTTGCCGAAAAATGCTTCTCCTGTAAGACTACATAACAGATGTAAACTGACAGGTAGACCAAGAGGATACATGAGAACGTTTGGTATTTCCAGAGTAACATTCAGAGAAATGGCCAACAACGGATTGATCCCGGGAGTTAAAAAAGCCAGTTGGTAA
- the rpsH gene encoding 30S ribosomal protein S8: protein MVTDPISDFLTRVRNAQSAGHKVVEIPASKIKKEITKILFDQGYILNYKFEDSAVQGTIKIALKYDKQTSKPAIKSIQRASRPGLRQYKGSTELPRVLNGLGVAIISTSKGVMTDKKAREEKVGGEVICYVY, encoded by the coding sequence ATGGTAACAGATCCAATTTCAGATTTCCTAACTAGAGTAAGGAACGCACAAAGCGCAGGCCACAAAGTGGTGGAAATTCCTGCATCGAAAATCAAAAAGGAGATTACTAAGATCTTATTTGATCAGGGGTATATCTTAAACTACAAGTTTGAGGATAGCGCTGTTCAGGGAACGATCAAAATCGCTTTAAAGTACGACAAACAAACCAGCAAGCCTGCTATTAAGTCTATTCAGAGAGCTTCAAGACCAGGTTTGAGACAGTACAAAGGTTCTACGGAGCTTCCAAGAGTACTGAACGGTTTGGGTGTAGCTATCATCTCTACTTCTAAAGGAGTAATGACTGATAAGAAAGCCAGAGAAGAAAAAGTAGGCGGTGAAGTAATCTGCTATGTTTATTAA
- the rplF gene encoding 50S ribosomal protein L6, producing MSRIGKAIITIPAGITITENNGVVTAKGPKGELSQELTAGITLEQNDGELTVNRPSDSKQHKALHGLYRALIANMIVGVSEGFEKKLELVGVGYRASHSGQKLELALGFSHGIVLELPGEVKVDTLTEKGKNPIITLTSYDKQLLGMVAAKIRSFRKPEPYKGKGVRFVGENVRRKAGKSA from the coding sequence ATGTCAAGAATTGGTAAAGCAATTATAACAATTCCAGCAGGGATTACTATTACTGAAAACAACGGTGTAGTAACGGCTAAAGGTCCTAAGGGAGAACTTTCCCAGGAGCTTACTGCAGGAATTACTTTAGAACAGAACGATGGTGAACTTACAGTGAACAGACCATCTGATTCTAAGCAACACAAAGCGCTTCACGGTTTATACAGAGCGTTGATCGCCAACATGATCGTTGGGGTATCAGAAGGTTTCGAAAAGAAACTTGAATTAGTAGGGGTAGGATACAGAGCTTCCCACTCAGGACAAAAACTTGAGCTGGCGCTAGGATTCTCTCACGGTATTGTACTGGAACTTCCAGGTGAAGTGAAAGTAGATACATTGACTGAAAAAGGTAAAAATCCAATTATTACTTTAACGTCTTACGATAAGCAACTTCTTGGAATGGTAGCTGCGAAAATCAGATCATTCAGAAAGCCTGAGCCGTACAAAGGAAAAGGTGTAAGATTCGTTGGTGAAAATGTTAGACGTAAAGCTGGTAAATCTGCTTAA
- the rplR gene encoding 50S ribosomal protein L18: MALSKLEKRIRIKRRVRGKISGSSELPRLSVYKSNKEIYAQLIDDKSGKTIVSASSREKGVEANGTKSDISAAVGKAIAAKAIAAGIENIVFDRNGFVYHGRVKALADGAREGGLKF; encoded by the coding sequence ATGGCATTAAGTAAATTAGAAAAAAGAATAAGAATCAAAAGAAGAGTAAGGGGGAAAATCTCCGGTTCTTCTGAATTGCCAAGATTATCTGTATATAAAAGTAATAAGGAAATTTACGCTCAGTTAATCGACGATAAAAGTGGTAAAACTATAGTTTCAGCTTCTTCAAGAGAGAAAGGAGTAGAAGCTAACGGTACTAAAAGTGATATTTCCGCTGCTGTAGGTAAGGCCATCGCTGCCAAAGCCATCGCTGCAGGAATTGAAAATATTGTATTCGACAGAAACGGATTCGTATATCACGGAAGAGTTAAGGCTCTTGCTGACGGTGCGAGAGAAGGAGGACTTAAATTCTAA
- the rpsE gene encoding 30S ribosomal protein S5, whose amino-acid sequence MLGLDNIERVKPGGLELKDRLVAVNRVTKVTKGGRAFGFSAIVVVGDEAGTIGFGLGKSKEVASAIAKAVEDAKKNLVKVPVMNHTIPHQTSARYGGADIFLRPASHGTGLIAGGAVRAVLESAGVHDILSKSKGSSNPHNVVKATFKALLDIRRPEEIARMRGVSLTKVFNG is encoded by the coding sequence ATGTTAGGACTAGATAATATAGAAAGAGTAAAACCGGGAGGATTAGAACTTAAAGATCGTCTCGTAGCTGTAAACAGAGTAACAAAAGTAACCAAAGGAGGTAGAGCTTTCGGATTTTCTGCAATTGTTGTTGTAGGAGACGAAGCGGGAACTATCGGTTTTGGTTTAGGGAAATCTAAGGAAGTTGCTTCTGCTATTGCTAAGGCGGTAGAAGATGCCAAGAAAAACCTGGTAAAAGTTCCTGTAATGAACCATACGATTCCTCACCAGACTTCTGCCAGATACGGTGGTGCTGATATCTTCTTGAGACCTGCTTCTCACGGTACAGGACTTATCGCCGGTGGTGCGGTAAGAGCGGTACTGGAATCAGCTGGTGTACATGATATCCTTTCAAAGTCTAAAGGATCTTCTAACCCTCACAACGTGGTGAAAGCTACTTTCAAGGCGTTACTGGATATCAGAAGACCTGAAGAGATCGCAAGAATGAGAGGAGTTTCCCTAACTAAAGTGTTTAACGGTTAA
- the rpmD gene encoding 50S ribosomal protein L30 — MATIKVKQVRSAIGRTKTQKRTLEALGFRKLHQVVEHEATPSILGMIAAVSHLLEVQK, encoded by the coding sequence ATGGCAACAATAAAAGTAAAGCAAGTAAGAAGCGCTATTGGAAGAACAAAAACCCAAAAGAGAACGCTTGAAGCATTAGGATTCAGGAAACTTCACCAAGTTGTAGAACATGAAGCTACTCCTTCTATCCTAGGAATGATAGCTGCAGTTAGTCATTTACTTGAAGTTCAGAAATAA
- the rplO gene encoding 50S ribosomal protein L15 encodes MNLNNIKPAAGSTFNSKRIGRGQGSGKGGTSTKGHKGQKARAGYSQKIGFEGGQMPLQRRLPKFGFKNVNRKEFRAINLDSIQTLIENKSITGDITKEVLIENGLASKNELVKIMGRGELKSAVSISADKFTKSAEELIAKAGGKAITL; translated from the coding sequence ATGAATTTAAATAACATAAAGCCAGCTGCAGGATCAACTTTCAATTCAAAAAGAATTGGTAGAGGACAAGGTAGTGGAAAAGGAGGTACTTCTACAAAAGGTCATAAAGGACAAAAAGCCAGAGCCGGTTATTCTCAGAAGATCGGTTTCGAAGGGGGTCAGATGCCTTTACAGAGAAGATTACCTAAATTTGGTTTCAAAAACGTAAACAGAAAAGAATTCAGAGCCATCAACCTGGACTCTATCCAGACTTTAATCGAGAACAAATCTATTACAGGTGACATCACGAAAGAAGTTTTGATCGAAAACGGATTGGCTTCTAAAAATGAATTAGTGAAAATTATGGGGAGAGGAGAATTGAAATCTGCGGTTTCAATTTCTGCTGACAAATTCACTAAATCTGCTGAAGAGCTTATTGCTAAAGCAGGTGGAAAAGCAATTACCTTATAA
- the secY gene encoding preprotein translocase subunit SecY, which produces MKEFIQTLKNIWSLKELREKILFTLGIILVYRFASYISLPAINLAEVGDLLEHYKSQGGNKQGAGLLGLLSSFTGGAFSHASVMALGIMPYISASIIVQLMGMAIPYLQKLQKDGESGRNTLNQITRWLTIGVCLVQAPSYLTSITQLFLPYTQFQSAYYVEPTSIMFWLPSIVILVGGSVFAMWLGEKITDKGIGNGISILIMVGILSRLPEAFVQEMAVQNGKGGMGSIMILIEVLFWMIVVLLAVVLSVAVRKIPIQYVSRAQARGGVNRNLMQGARQWIPLKVNAAGVMPIIFAQALMFVPGLLTKVDESNTFLAGFKNVFSWQYNVLFALLIIIFSFFYTAITIPVNQMADDLKRNGGLVPKVRPGKETADYLDDILSKITLPGAIFLSIFAVLPAIVHGSFVQTDAFALFFGGTSLLIMVGVILDTVQQINTYLLNHHYDGLMQSKLSRTTGY; this is translated from the coding sequence ATGAAAGAATTTATACAAACACTTAAAAATATCTGGAGTCTCAAAGAACTGAGAGAAAAAATTCTCTTTACTCTTGGGATTATCCTTGTGTATAGATTCGCATCTTATATCTCCCTTCCTGCAATTAACCTTGCAGAGGTGGGAGATCTCTTAGAGCATTATAAAAGTCAGGGCGGTAACAAGCAGGGGGCAGGTCTCCTTGGCTTGCTTTCGTCGTTTACGGGGGGGGCTTTCAGTCACGCTTCCGTAATGGCGTTAGGAATCATGCCTTATATTTCTGCTTCTATTATTGTTCAGTTGATGGGAATGGCTATTCCTTATCTTCAGAAGCTTCAGAAAGATGGAGAGTCAGGTAGAAATACATTGAATCAGATTACAAGATGGTTAACAATCGGAGTTTGTCTCGTACAGGCCCCTTCTTACTTAACTTCTATTACTCAATTATTCTTACCGTATACTCAGTTCCAGTCTGCATATTATGTAGAGCCAACTTCCATTATGTTCTGGCTTCCAAGTATTGTTATCTTGGTGGGCGGTTCAGTATTTGCCATGTGGCTTGGTGAAAAGATTACCGACAAAGGAATCGGGAATGGTATTTCCATCCTGATTATGGTAGGGATCTTATCCAGGCTTCCGGAAGCATTCGTACAGGAGATGGCGGTTCAGAACGGAAAAGGAGGAATGGGATCTATCATGATCCTTATTGAAGTATTATTCTGGATGATTGTGGTTCTTTTGGCAGTGGTATTGTCCGTGGCCGTAAGGAAGATCCCGATCCAGTATGTAAGCAGAGCTCAAGCAAGAGGAGGTGTTAACAGAAATCTTATGCAGGGAGCAAGACAGTGGATCCCATTAAAAGTGAACGCGGCCGGAGTTATGCCGATCATCTTTGCCCAGGCACTGATGTTCGTACCGGGGTTATTAACTAAAGTGGACGAATCCAATACTTTTCTTGCAGGGTTCAAAAATGTTTTCAGCTGGCAGTACAACGTGCTGTTTGCGCTATTGATTATTATCTTTTCATTCTTCTATACTGCGATTACCATCCCGGTAAACCAGATGGCAGATGACCTGAAGAGAAACGGAGGCTTGGTACCGAAGGTAAGACCCGGTAAAGAGACCGCTGACTATTTAGATGATATTTTATCAAAAATTACCTTGCCGGGTGCAATATTTTTGTCTATCTTTGCAGTCCTTCCAGCAATTGTACATGGAAGCTTTGTTCAGACAGACGCCTTTGCCCTATTTTTCGGTGGTACTTCACTGTTAATTATGGTGGGCGTAATTTTAGATACCGTTCAACAGATTAATACTTATCTGCTGAACCATCACTATGATGGCTTAATGCAGTCTAAATTGTCAAGAACCACTGGATATTAA
- the infA gene encoding translation initiation factor IF-1 — translation MAKQKHIEQDGVITEALSNAQFRVELENGHVLIAHISGKMRMHYIKLLPGDKVKLEMSPYDLSKGRITFRY, via the coding sequence ATGGCGAAACAAAAACATATTGAACAAGACGGCGTTATTACGGAAGCTCTTTCCAACGCCCAGTTCCGTGTAGAGCTGGAGAATGGGCATGTACTTATTGCGCATATTTCCGGTAAAATGAGAATGCATTATATTAAACTTTTACCTGGTGATAAGGTGAAACTAGAAATGTCCCCTTACGATTTGTCTAAAGGGAGAATCACATTCAGATACTAA
- the rpmJ gene encoding 50S ribosomal protein L36, translating into MKVRASIKKRSADCKIVRRKGVLFVINKKNPKFKQRQG; encoded by the coding sequence ATGAAAGTTAGAGCATCAATTAAAAAAAGAAGTGCTGATTGCAAAATCGTACGCAGAAAAGGTGTATTGTTTGTAATCAACAAGAAGAACCCAAAATTTAAACAAAGACAAGGCTAA
- the rpsM gene encoding 30S ribosomal protein S13 → MARIAGIDLPKNKRGVIGLTYIYGVGRSTSSEILKAAGISEDKKVNEWNDDELAAIRTYISENIKVEGELRSEVQLNIKRLMDIGCQRGIRHRLGLPLRGQRTKNNSRTRKGKRKTVANKKKASK, encoded by the coding sequence ATGGCGAGAATTGCAGGTATTGATTTACCAAAAAACAAAAGAGGTGTTATCGGTTTAACTTACATCTACGGAGTTGGAAGAAGTACTTCTTCCGAAATCCTTAAAGCTGCCGGTATCAGCGAAGACAAGAAAGTCAACGAATGGAATGACGATGAATTGGCTGCCATCAGAACTTATATCTCAGAAAACATCAAAGTGGAGGGAGAGCTTAGATCTGAAGTGCAATTGAACATCAAGCGATTGATGGACATAGGATGCCAACGAGGAATACGTCACAGACTTGGACTACCTTTAAGAGGCCAGAGAACGAAAAATAACTCTAGAACCCGAAAAGGAAAGAGAAAAACTGTTGCTAACAAGAAAAAAGCTAGTAAATAA
- the rpsK gene encoding 30S ribosomal protein S11 → MAKQTKVVKKRKVKVEAIGEAHIQASFNNIIISLTNKNGEVISWASAGKMGFRGSKKNTPFAAQMAAENCSNVAHEAGLRRVKVFVKGPGAGRESAIRSIHNSGIEVSEIIDVTPMPHNGCRPPKRRRV, encoded by the coding sequence ATGGCAAAACAAACTAAAGTAGTTAAGAAAAGAAAAGTAAAAGTTGAAGCTATTGGTGAAGCGCATATTCAGGCTTCTTTCAATAACATCATCATTTCTTTAACAAATAAAAACGGAGAGGTTATCTCTTGGGCTTCTGCCGGTAAAATGGGTTTCAGAGGTTCTAAAAAGAATACTCCATTTGCTGCTCAGATGGCAGCTGAAAATTGCTCTAACGTAGCTCACGAAGCTGGTTTAAGAAGAGTAAAGGTGTTCGTGAAAGGTCCGGGTGCAGGTAGAGAATCTGCCATCAGATCAATCCACAATTCAGGAATTGAAGTTAGCGAAATCATTGATGTGACGCCTATGCCGCACAATGGATGTAGACCACCAAAAAGAAGAAGAGTTTAA
- the rpsD gene encoding 30S ribosomal protein S4, protein MARYIGPKTKIARKFGAAIYGDDKNFEKRKNQPPGQHGPNKRRGAKKSEYAVQLAEKQKAKYTYGILERQFANLFEKAHRSKGVTGEVLLQLCESRLDNVVYRFGFAKTRSAARQLVSHRHITVNGEILNIPSYLVKAGDVIAVREKSKSLEVVVNSLASKSNYEWLQFNDEKKEGTFVSAPERIQIPEDIKEQLIVELYSK, encoded by the coding sequence ATGGCAAGATATATTGGTCCTAAGACTAAGATTGCGAGAAAGTTTGGTGCTGCAATCTACGGAGATGACAAAAACTTCGAAAAAAGAAAAAACCAACCACCGGGACAACACGGTCCTAACAAAAGAAGAGGTGCTAAAAAATCTGAATACGCAGTTCAGTTAGCTGAAAAGCAAAAAGCTAAATATACATACGGAATCCTGGAAAGACAATTTGCTAACCTGTTTGAGAAAGCACACAGAAGCAAAGGCGTTACCGGTGAAGTTCTTTTGCAGCTTTGCGAATCCAGATTAGACAATGTTGTGTACAGATTCGGTTTTGCTAAAACAAGATCTGCTGCAAGACAATTGGTTTCTCACAGACACATCACTGTGAACGGTGAGATCCTGAACATCCCTTCTTATTTGGTTAAAGCAGGTGACGTAATCGCAGTAAGAGAAAAATCCAAGTCTCTTGAAGTGGTTGTCAATTCATTAGCTTCCAAGTCAAATTATGAGTGGTTACAATTCAACGATGAGAAGAAGGAAGGTACCTTCGTTTCTGCTCCTGAGAGAATCCAGATTCCGGAGGACATCAAGGAACAGCTTATCGTCGAACTTTACTCTAAATAA
- a CDS encoding DNA-directed RNA polymerase subunit alpha has product MAILQFIKPDKVILLNSDEFKGQFEFRPLEPGFGLTIGNALRRVLLSSLEGYAISSIKIEGVEHEFSTIPGVIEDVTEIILNLKQVRLKAAAEGQASEQVVAKVSGQTVITAGDLGKSINGFEVLNPDLVICNLNSDVTFEITFNIEQGRGYVPSEQNKSNNAPVGTIAIDSIFTPIKKVQYSIENYRVEQKTDYEKLVLDIETDGSISPQNALTEASKILIYHFMLFSDERITLETEAVKASIQYDEETLHTRQLLKSKLADMDLSVRALNCLKAAEVETLGELVSYSKSDLMKFRNFGKKSLTELEELVHSKGLNFGFDVAKYKLDADK; this is encoded by the coding sequence ATGGCAATTTTACAATTCATAAAACCCGATAAAGTAATTTTACTTAACTCTGATGAATTTAAAGGTCAATTCGAATTCAGACCTTTAGAACCAGGTTTCGGGCTTACAATCGGTAATGCTTTGAGAAGAGTGTTGCTTTCTTCTCTGGAAGGATATGCTATTTCATCTATCAAAATAGAAGGTGTAGAGCACGAATTTTCAACTATTCCAGGAGTAATCGAAGACGTTACCGAAATTATTCTTAACCTTAAGCAGGTAAGATTAAAAGCTGCAGCAGAAGGCCAGGCCAGCGAGCAGGTAGTTGCTAAGGTTTCAGGTCAGACGGTTATTACTGCTGGAGATTTAGGGAAGTCAATCAACGGATTTGAGGTGCTGAACCCGGATTTAGTGATTTGTAACCTAAACAGTGATGTAACTTTCGAAATTACTTTCAACATAGAACAAGGAAGAGGGTATGTTCCTTCAGAACAGAATAAGTCAAACAACGCACCTGTAGGGACGATTGCCATTGACTCTATTTTCACGCCTATCAAGAAAGTGCAGTACAGCATTGAAAATTATCGTGTAGAGCAAAAAACAGACTACGAAAAACTTGTATTAGATATCGAAACTGATGGTTCCATCAGTCCTCAGAATGCTTTAACAGAAGCTTCCAAGATATTAATTTATCACTTCATGCTGTTCTCCGATGAGAGAATCACGCTTGAAACCGAAGCCGTAAAAGCATCCATCCAGTACGATGAAGAAACCCTTCATACAAGACAACTACTTAAGTCTAAATTAGCAGATATGGATCTTTCCGTAAGAGCCCTGAACTGTCTGAAAGCAGCTGAAGTAGAAACTCTAGGTGAGCTTGTTTCTTACAGTAAGTCTGATTTGATGAAATTCAGAAATTTTGGTAAAAAATCTTTGACAGAACTAGAAGAATTAGTGCATTCAAAAGGTCTTAACTTCGGTTTCGACGTTGCAAAATATAAGTTAGACGCTGATAAATAA
- the rplQ gene encoding 50S ribosomal protein L17: MRHGKKFNHLGRTASHRSALLSNMACSLIEHKRINTTVAKAKALRVYVEPLLTKAKEDTTHNRRIVFSYLQSKEAVTELFRSVAPKIAERNGGYTRIIKTGFRPGDAADMALIELVDFNELYNPNAEEKKTTRRSRRSATAKKEAVAAEAPVVEEKTAEPTAEAADSTEEKTEE; this comes from the coding sequence ATGAGACACGGTAAAAAATTCAATCACTTAGGAAGAACAGCTTCTCACAGAAGTGCTTTACTTTCTAATATGGCTTGTTCTCTAATTGAGCATAAAAGAATCAACACTACTGTAGCTAAAGCAAAAGCTTTAAGAGTATATGTTGAGCCCCTATTAACAAAAGCAAAAGAAGATACTACACACAACAGAAGAATTGTTTTTTCATATCTTCAGAGTAAAGAGGCCGTTACTGAACTGTTCAGATCAGTAGCTCCTAAAATCGCTGAAAGAAACGGTGGATATACAAGGATCATCAAAACTGGTTTCAGACCTGGTGATGCCGCTGACATGGCCCTTATTGAGCTGGTAGATTTCAACGAGCTTTACAATCCTAATGCTGAAGAGAAGAAGACTACAAGAAGAAGCAGAAGATCTGCAACAGCTAAAAAAGAAGCTGTAGCTGCTGAAGCTCCTGTAGTAGAAGAAAAAACTGCTGAACCAACGGCTGAAGCTGCTGATTCCACAGAAGAGAAAACTGAAGAATAA
- a CDS encoding CHAP domain-containing protein, with product MRNIKPELVAFIDDKIRNNGSAQYALREGDARSLFIYAAEACVGQMEKGVNSGYFVELCQRTVDNYAGGEAWCMAFIESMLGYVEHKLGVISPVFSSEHCLTVWQNTPDKQRVKNRPLPGAIIIWRHGSTSNGHTGIVTEFLGDKMLTIEGNTGNGSFREGDGVYQKKRSTSIDGDMRVMGFLVPFTKLAV from the coding sequence ATGAGAAATATTAAACCGGAACTTGTCGCATTTATCGATGATAAGATTAGGAATAACGGCTCTGCACAGTACGCACTTAGAGAGGGGGATGCCCGTTCGTTATTTATTTATGCAGCGGAAGCCTGCGTAGGTCAGATGGAAAAAGGAGTTAACAGCGGTTATTTTGTAGAGCTTTGCCAGAGAACCGTAGACAATTATGCAGGCGGGGAAGCATGGTGCATGGCATTTATAGAAAGCATGCTAGGCTACGTGGAGCACAAGCTTGGGGTGATTTCACCTGTATTTTCATCCGAACATTGCCTGACGGTCTGGCAAAACACACCGGATAAGCAGAGGGTCAAAAATCGGCCTTTACCGGGGGCCATTATTATCTGGCGCCACGGAAGTACCAGTAACGGACATACCGGGATCGTAACTGAATTTCTGGGTGACAAGATGCTGACTATAGAGGGAAATACCGGAAACGGCAGCTTCAGGGAAGGTGATGGGGTCTATCAGAAAAAGCGCTCTACCAGTATAGATGGGGATATGAGAGTTATGGGATTTCTTGTTCCGTTTACAAAACTCGCTGTGTAA